A genome region from Dickeya chrysanthemi NCPPB 402 includes the following:
- a CDS encoding diaminobutyrate--2-oxoglutarate transaminase: protein MSETQLAVTESVQGRTNADYLERQGWFESNVRSYPRKLPLVIQQAQGVWVTDVDGNQYLDCLAGAGTLALGHNHPDIVAAIQAFLASGLPMHTLDLTTPLKDAFCETLLAQLPGGENQYCLQFCGPSGADAVEAALKLAKTYTGRGGIISFSGGYHGMTHGALAVTGNVGPKDAVQNLMPGVQFLPYPHEYRCPLGIGGDAGVEALSRYFTAFIEDVERGMSLPAAVIVEAVQGEGGVNPAPVSWLRTLREVTRRHGILLIVDEVQAGFARTGSMFAFEHAGIEPDIIVMSKAVGGGLPMAVLGIRREFDVWKPGTHTGTFRGNQMAMATGKTTIDILLRDKLAAQASARGEWLKQQFTRMQTRFPCLGQVRGRGLMLGIEIVDERQPAQAGGGYPLDAELAAAIQQHCFRQGLLLERGGRQGNVVRLLPPLIITEDQCRSVVARFERALIEAVAQIRHQ, encoded by the coding sequence ATGTCAGAGACACAGTTGGCGGTGACAGAGAGTGTGCAGGGTCGAACCAATGCAGATTATCTGGAGCGACAGGGATGGTTTGAGTCCAATGTTCGCAGTTATCCGCGCAAACTGCCGCTGGTCATCCAGCAAGCGCAAGGCGTATGGGTAACGGATGTGGATGGTAATCAATATCTGGACTGCCTGGCCGGGGCAGGTACGCTGGCGCTGGGGCATAACCATCCTGACATCGTCGCCGCTATTCAGGCGTTTCTGGCATCTGGGTTGCCGATGCATACGCTGGATCTCACCACGCCGTTAAAAGACGCCTTCTGTGAAACGCTGCTGGCGCAGCTCCCCGGTGGTGAAAACCAGTACTGCCTGCAATTCTGCGGCCCGTCGGGGGCGGATGCGGTGGAAGCGGCGCTGAAACTGGCGAAAACCTATACCGGCCGCGGCGGCATCATCAGCTTCTCCGGCGGTTACCACGGCATGACGCACGGCGCACTGGCCGTGACCGGCAATGTCGGCCCCAAAGACGCGGTGCAGAATCTGATGCCCGGCGTGCAATTTCTGCCTTATCCCCATGAATACCGCTGCCCGCTGGGGATTGGCGGCGACGCCGGCGTAGAGGCGCTCAGCCGCTATTTCACCGCATTTATCGAAGACGTCGAGCGCGGTATGTCGCTGCCGGCCGCGGTGATTGTCGAAGCGGTACAGGGCGAGGGCGGCGTCAACCCGGCGCCGGTCAGTTGGCTGCGAACGCTGCGCGAGGTGACGCGTCGTCACGGTATTCTGTTGATTGTGGATGAAGTGCAGGCCGGATTTGCCCGTACCGGCAGCATGTTTGCCTTCGAACATGCCGGTATCGAGCCGGACATCATCGTGATGTCGAAAGCGGTGGGCGGTGGGTTGCCGATGGCGGTGCTGGGTATTCGCCGTGAATTCGATGTCTGGAAACCGGGCACTCACACCGGCACGTTCCGCGGCAACCAGATGGCGATGGCGACCGGGAAAACCACCATCGATATCTTACTGCGCGACAAGCTGGCGGCGCAGGCTAGCGCCCGCGGCGAGTGGCTGAAGCAACAATTTACCCGGATGCAGACGCGCTTCCCCTGCCTGGGTCAGGTACGCGGCCGCGGCCTGATGCTGGGCATCGAAATCGTTGATGAGCGTCAACCTGCACAAGCCGGCGGTGGCTACCCGCTGGATGCCGAGCTGGCGGCGGCAATCCAACAGCACTGTTTCCGTCAGGGGCTGTTGCTGGAGCGCGGCGGCCGACAAGGCAACGTGGTCAGGCTGCTGCCGCCGCTGATTATTACCGAAGATCAATGCCGCAGTGTCGTGGCGCGATTCGAGCGGGCGTTGATTGAAGCGGTGGCGCAAATCCGTCATCAGTAA
- a CDS encoding CRISPR-associated endonuclease Cas3'': MAERLSFIAHVRRNNDGDWSAPHYLDAHLRDVAELAAAIAPAALSDWATLAGRWHDLGKYRPPFQDYLRKASGYDAENAHIEHAPGRVSHSIAGARYAITALGHGVGHILAYTISGHHAGLPNGRGDAGSLYHRLIDGDEEYQQAREQAIPADILQTIPVSLPPLSKENIALWLRMLFSCLVDADFLDTERYMSPENARLREKNASLTLASLQPRYQRYMHSLTNRDPHSPLHSLRQSILDETRQAAALAPGLFSLTVPTGGGKTLASLGFALDHALRHGKKRIIYAIPYTSIIEQNAAVFRQALGEEAVIEHHCNLDNSDDARARLACENWDAPVIVTTNVQLFESLHAARPGRCRKLHNLADSVIILDEAQQLPRDFHAPITQVMQQLTELFGVSWLLCTATQPVLEAQRNPFGQLLMPGLTQVREIIARPSQLADVLRRVEVRFALTPCDWRTLAADLAAQPCVLCIVNTRGDARTLYQRLADDPDVLHLSAQMCAEHRSQVITQIK; the protein is encoded by the coding sequence ATGGCAGAAAGACTTTCGTTTATTGCACATGTCAGAAGAAATAATGATGGCGACTGGAGTGCCCCCCATTATCTTGATGCACATTTGCGGGATGTTGCGGAATTGGCCGCCGCCATTGCGCCTGCCGCATTATCGGACTGGGCAACGCTTGCCGGGCGTTGGCACGATCTGGGTAAATACCGCCCGCCTTTTCAGGACTATTTGCGTAAGGCTTCAGGTTATGACGCCGAAAACGCCCATATTGAACACGCGCCCGGACGTGTCAGCCACTCGATTGCGGGTGCCCGTTATGCCATTACCGCGCTGGGTCATGGCGTGGGACATATTCTGGCTTACACGATTAGCGGCCATCACGCCGGTTTGCCTAATGGCAGAGGCGATGCCGGTTCTTTATATCATCGCTTAATCGACGGTGACGAAGAGTACCAGCAGGCACGCGAACAGGCTATTCCAGCAGATATTTTGCAGACGATACCGGTCAGCCTTCCGCCCCTCTCGAAAGAAAATATCGCGCTGTGGCTACGTATGCTGTTCTCTTGTTTGGTGGATGCGGATTTTCTCGATACCGAGCGTTATATGTCGCCTGAAAACGCCCGGTTACGAGAAAAAAACGCATCACTGACGCTGGCATCGCTACAACCGCGTTATCAACGCTATATGCACTCCCTGACCAACCGCGACCCTCATTCACCGCTGCATTCGCTGCGCCAGTCCATCCTTGACGAAACCCGGCAGGCAGCGGCGCTTGCGCCCGGCTTGTTTAGCCTGACGGTGCCGACCGGCGGCGGTAAAACGCTGGCAAGCCTCGGCTTTGCGCTCGACCACGCCCTGCGTCACGGCAAAAAACGCATTATTTACGCTATTCCCTACACCAGCATTATCGAGCAAAACGCCGCCGTGTTCCGTCAGGCGCTTGGGGAAGAGGCGGTTATTGAGCACCACTGTAATCTTGATAACAGTGATGATGCCCGCGCCCGGCTGGCATGTGAAAACTGGGATGCGCCTGTCATCGTCACCACCAATGTGCAGTTGTTCGAATCGCTCCATGCCGCACGGCCAGGCCGTTGTCGAAAACTGCACAACCTCGCTGACAGCGTCATCATTTTGGATGAGGCGCAACAGTTGCCGCGCGACTTTCACGCCCCAATTACACAGGTCATGCAGCAACTCACCGAACTGTTTGGTGTGAGTTGGCTGCTCTGCACCGCCACACAACCGGTGCTTGAGGCCCAGCGCAACCCGTTCGGGCAATTACTGATGCCGGGGTTGACGCAAGTCCGTGAAATCATCGCCCGGCCGTCGCAACTTGCCGATGTGCTGCGTCGGGTTGAGGTGCGCTTTGCACTGACACCCTGCGACTGGCGAACATTAGCCGCCGATCTTGCCGCACAACCCTGTGTGCTGTGTATCGTCAACACCCGTGGCGATGCGCGCACGCTGTATCAACGACTGGCCGATGACCCGGACGTCTTGCATCTCTCTGCGCAAATGTGTGCGGAACATCGCAGCCAGGTGATTACACAGATAAAA
- a CDS encoding IucA/IucC family protein, with translation MNNRNHDVLSTMISEKAALHGLLNCLIKEFAIPEGYVRYDWPDEMNGIPPGAYFDGADWKGIPMMIGLPDSLQLFVMVDRRDTFGSQHYLSDVYLRQAQSDWHCPGFERLVACLLAACEHIAGRKNPELYEQILQSQRLVSAIVNHNSRQRADAPLQHYLQSEQGLWFGHPSHPAPKARLWPAHLGQEQWAPEFQARAALYQFEVPVDGLHIGANGLTPQQVLQGFADQQPASPGHAIICMHPVQAQLFMQDARVQQLLRDNVIRDLGQSGRVASPTASIRTWFIDDHDYFIKGSLNVRITNCVRKNAWYELESTVLIDRLFRRLLAHHADTLGGLAAAAEPGVVSWSPVTAGEADQHWFREQTGGILRENFCRRTGADRSIMAGTLFARGVDLQPMIQTFLRTQYGEALDDNALLYWFDDYQTQLLRPVLSLFFNHGVVMEPHLQNSVLVHQQGRPQQVLLRDFEGVKLTDDLGIHAIPDDIHPRVRQSLLYSREQGWNRIMYCLFINHLSEAILALTHGRAHLAPLMWQRVHQQLCAIRAELGQPAPELDALIAGQPVACKTNLKVRLAAEADRQASYVQLPSPWSHAAQAQHGSGIAHGNGIAHGETQRVELRHSEVQHG, from the coding sequence ATGAACAACCGAAATCATGATGTTTTGTCCACCATGATAAGCGAAAAAGCCGCCCTGCATGGGTTACTGAATTGTCTTATCAAAGAGTTCGCGATACCGGAAGGGTATGTGCGATATGACTGGCCAGACGAAATGAACGGGATCCCGCCGGGGGCCTATTTTGATGGTGCAGACTGGAAGGGCATACCGATGATGATCGGTTTGCCCGATTCACTGCAACTGTTTGTTATGGTGGACCGCCGCGACACCTTCGGCAGCCAGCATTACCTGTCCGATGTCTATTTGCGTCAGGCGCAGAGCGACTGGCATTGCCCCGGCTTCGAACGTCTGGTCGCGTGCCTGCTGGCGGCGTGCGAGCATATCGCCGGGAGAAAAAACCCGGAGCTGTACGAACAGATTCTCCAGAGCCAGCGGCTGGTCAGTGCCATCGTCAATCACAATAGCCGCCAGCGCGCGGACGCGCCGTTGCAACATTACTTGCAGAGTGAGCAGGGATTGTGGTTCGGTCACCCCAGCCATCCTGCGCCCAAAGCGCGCCTGTGGCCGGCTCATCTCGGCCAGGAGCAGTGGGCGCCTGAGTTTCAGGCCCGTGCGGCGTTGTACCAGTTCGAAGTGCCGGTCGACGGGTTGCACATCGGTGCCAACGGCCTGACGCCGCAGCAAGTGCTGCAAGGCTTCGCCGACCAGCAACCCGCGTCGCCGGGGCACGCCATCATCTGTATGCATCCGGTGCAGGCGCAACTGTTTATGCAGGATGCGCGCGTGCAGCAATTACTGCGTGACAACGTCATCCGCGATCTGGGCCAAAGCGGACGCGTCGCCAGCCCGACCGCGTCTATCCGCACCTGGTTTATCGACGATCACGATTACTTCATCAAAGGTTCGCTCAACGTTCGCATTACTAACTGTGTGCGCAAAAACGCCTGGTATGAGCTGGAAAGCACGGTGCTGATCGACCGGCTGTTCCGCCGGTTGCTGGCGCACCACGCCGACACGTTGGGCGGGTTGGCGGCGGCCGCTGAACCCGGCGTGGTGAGCTGGAGCCCGGTTACCGCCGGCGAGGCGGACCAACACTGGTTCCGCGAACAAACCGGCGGCATTCTGCGTGAGAATTTCTGCCGCCGCACCGGTGCGGATCGCAGCATTATGGCCGGTACGTTGTTTGCCCGCGGCGTGGATTTACAGCCGATGATTCAAACCTTCCTGCGCACGCAGTATGGCGAGGCGCTGGATGACAACGCGCTGCTGTACTGGTTTGACGACTACCAAACGCAGTTGCTGCGCCCGGTGTTGTCGCTGTTCTTCAACCACGGTGTGGTGATGGAGCCGCATCTGCAAAACAGCGTGTTGGTACATCAACAGGGGCGGCCGCAGCAGGTGCTGCTGCGCGATTTCGAAGGGGTGAAACTGACCGACGATCTCGGCATCCATGCTATTCCCGATGATATCCATCCGCGTGTGCGCCAGTCATTGCTGTACTCGCGCGAGCAGGGCTGGAATCGCATCATGTATTGCCTGTTTATCAATCACCTGTCTGAAGCTATTCTGGCGCTGACTCACGGGCGGGCGCACCTGGCGCCGTTGATGTGGCAGCGGGTGCACCAGCAACTGTGCGCTATTCGGGCGGAACTGGGCCAACCGGCACCAGAGCTGGACGCGTTGATCGCCGGCCAGCCGGTGGCGTGTAAAACCAACCTCAAGGTACGACTGGCGGCCGAGGCTGATCGTCAGGCCAGCTATGTCCAACTGCCGTCGCCCTGGAGCCACGCCGCGCAGGCGCAGCACGGCAGCGGGATAGCGCACGGCAACGGAATCGCGCACGGCGAGACTCAGCGTGTCGAACTACGGCACAGCGAGGTGCAGCATGGCTAA
- a CDS encoding type III PLP-dependent enzyme gives MANSLPQSVHDVIVHLQQQYVDPLAAFVYDLTALRRHVGEVMAALPPGVELYYAIKANSEKPILDAIAPLVHGFEISSGGEIARVAGCATRKPFVFSGPGKLDSDFDLALEQGVEAIHVESRHEIARLQQRAKQHGVVQPVFIRINPELASSLTSKLAMAGTPTPFGMDEADLPDAVRDVDNASHLQLKGFHVHAMSHQMVVERHQQLLDLYLTRWPQWKALSAQPQPITHLNVGGGIGVPYLTPERFDWPALCDYLRVRLAQQPDVPIVRFEPGRFISAYCGYYAIEVLDKKRSHGKHFLVCRGGTHQFRLPVAQGHDHPVIHLPLTSTPSAGETRDWTVVGQLCTPKDVLSRDQRLTDVNIGDLLVLPLAGAYGYNISHADFLCHPRPEQYFLTDDGGVITDNGTNVDVTGAVCRVD, from the coding sequence ATGGCTAATTCGCTGCCCCAGTCCGTTCATGACGTCATTGTTCACCTGCAACAGCAGTATGTCGATCCGCTGGCGGCGTTTGTCTACGACCTGACCGCGCTGCGCCGGCATGTCGGCGAGGTGATGGCGGCGCTGCCGCCGGGCGTTGAACTCTATTACGCCATCAAAGCCAACAGTGAAAAACCGATTCTGGACGCGATCGCGCCGCTGGTGCATGGGTTTGAGATCTCGTCAGGCGGCGAAATCGCCCGCGTGGCCGGTTGCGCGACACGGAAACCGTTTGTGTTCTCCGGGCCCGGCAAACTGGACTCGGACTTTGATCTGGCGCTGGAGCAAGGCGTAGAAGCGATTCATGTGGAGAGCCGCCATGAAATCGCCCGCCTGCAACAGCGGGCGAAGCAGCATGGCGTGGTCCAGCCGGTGTTCATCCGCATCAACCCGGAACTGGCGTCGTCGCTGACCAGCAAACTGGCGATGGCCGGCACGCCGACGCCGTTCGGCATGGATGAAGCCGACCTGCCGGACGCGGTGCGCGACGTGGATAACGCCAGTCATCTGCAACTGAAAGGGTTTCACGTACATGCCATGTCGCACCAGATGGTGGTGGAGCGCCATCAACAACTGCTGGATTTGTACCTGACGCGCTGGCCGCAATGGAAAGCGCTGTCCGCGCAGCCGCAGCCTATCACCCACCTCAATGTGGGCGGCGGCATCGGCGTGCCGTATCTGACGCCCGAGCGTTTCGACTGGCCGGCACTGTGTGACTACCTGCGTGTGCGGCTGGCGCAACAGCCGGATGTGCCGATTGTTCGCTTTGAGCCGGGGCGTTTCATCAGCGCTTACTGTGGGTATTACGCCATCGAGGTGCTGGATAAAAAACGCAGCCACGGTAAGCATTTTCTGGTCTGCCGCGGCGGTACCCATCAGTTCCGCCTGCCGGTGGCGCAAGGGCATGACCATCCGGTGATTCACCTGCCGCTGACGTCGACGCCGTCGGCTGGCGAAACACGTGACTGGACGGTAGTCGGCCAGCTGTGCACGCCGAAAGACGTGCTTAGCCGCGACCAGCGCCTGACCGACGTCAATATCGGCGATCTGCTGGTGTTACCGCTGGCGGGCGCTTATGGCTACAACATTTCTCATGCCGATTTCCTGTGTCATCCTCGCCCTGAGCAGTATTTTCTCACGGATGACGGGGGCGTTATCACCGATAACGGCACGAACGTGGACGTAACCGGAGCGGTGTGCCGTGTCGACTAG
- a CDS encoding TonB-dependent receptor, with protein MKVRALYALTPLFLFAQANAADSTNKNDNEMVVTASRTDTEKKDSPQVVTIITKEQIEQQRQITSDSSQILSNLLPSMAPSRQKMSGSGETFRGRAPLILVDGIPQSNPLRPTGREMHTIDFAMVERIEVIHGASASNGIGATGGVINIITRRPEPGSFNQHFSVETTSPTKVSSDSMSYKTTYGVSGREEYLDYLFSVSYEDQGLFLDGKDRPIGVDNTQGDLMDSRAYDVMAKVGYWLDNDQRIQFSLNRYQIKGKMNYLGVTGDRNNGIATTSVSGRPVGDAPMNTVWTTSATYDNYNLAGMKLNSLVYYQNYESLFGADNSASFQDVSIAPLNRLYDQSRVTSRRYGSKVALTKDDIWDDYLKATVGFDTLFDTGKQDFWLTKRLYAPQMEYTDLSPFMQFDIQPIDSLKITTGVRYEYARLDIDSFRSVAASTARAPNNSVDVQGGRLSFNKTLYNVGAVWTTPYQPLSLFANYSQGFGIPDVGRTLRGIRTAGQSVSMLPLEPIVTDNVETGFRIQKDPVEFELSYYRSTSKLGERVVDVNGTFQSERQKTRIDGIETSLGYKVNDDHRLKFGYSHIQGWYDSDGNGSLDGKLDGLNIPPDRLTASWSANWTPQWSSFIQANYAFDRIMDNRQQDFDGYLLMDAAVGYKLPKGKINLAVSNLFDKEYITYYSQSAIVNSLRYFSGRGRTVTLGYSVDF; from the coding sequence ATGAAGGTTCGGGCATTATATGCGTTGACGCCATTATTTTTATTTGCACAGGCTAACGCAGCAGATAGCACAAACAAGAATGACAATGAAATGGTGGTGACGGCATCCCGAACGGATACCGAGAAAAAAGATTCACCCCAGGTTGTGACGATTATTACTAAAGAGCAGATCGAACAACAGCGCCAAATTACCAGCGACTCTTCCCAGATATTAAGTAACTTATTGCCGTCAATGGCGCCGAGCCGTCAGAAAATGAGCGGCAGCGGTGAAACCTTTCGTGGCCGAGCCCCGTTGATTCTGGTGGATGGTATTCCGCAGTCTAACCCGTTGCGCCCCACCGGGCGCGAAATGCATACCATCGATTTCGCGATGGTGGAACGCATTGAAGTGATCCACGGTGCCAGCGCCAGCAACGGTATCGGCGCGACCGGCGGGGTCATCAATATCATTACCCGCCGACCGGAACCGGGCTCGTTCAACCAGCATTTTAGCGTGGAAACCACCTCGCCGACCAAAGTCAGCTCGGACTCCATGAGCTACAAAACCACCTACGGGGTCAGTGGCCGAGAAGAGTATCTGGATTACCTGTTTTCAGTCAGTTATGAAGATCAGGGCCTGTTCCTGGACGGGAAAGATCGCCCCATCGGGGTTGATAACACCCAGGGCGACCTGATGGATTCCCGCGCCTACGATGTGATGGCGAAAGTCGGTTACTGGCTGGATAACGACCAGCGGATACAGTTCAGCCTTAACCGTTATCAGATCAAGGGCAAAATGAACTATCTGGGCGTCACCGGCGATCGTAATAACGGTATTGCGACGACCTCAGTCTCCGGGCGCCCGGTCGGCGATGCGCCGATGAACACGGTCTGGACCACCAGCGCCACCTACGATAACTACAATCTGGCGGGCATGAAGCTGAACTCGCTGGTGTATTACCAGAACTACGAGTCATTGTTCGGTGCGGATAACTCGGCTTCTTTCCAGGATGTCAGTATCGCGCCGCTCAACCGGTTATATGACCAGTCACGGGTGACCTCTCGCCGCTACGGTAGCAAGGTGGCGTTAACCAAAGACGATATCTGGGACGATTACCTGAAGGCGACTGTAGGTTTCGATACCCTGTTCGATACCGGCAAGCAGGATTTCTGGCTGACCAAACGCCTGTACGCACCGCAGATGGAGTACACCGATCTGTCGCCGTTCATGCAGTTTGATATTCAGCCGATAGATTCGCTGAAAATCACCACCGGGGTGCGCTATGAGTACGCACGTCTGGATATCGACAGCTTCCGTTCGGTGGCAGCCAGCACCGCGCGTGCACCCAATAACAGCGTAGATGTGCAGGGCGGCCGTCTGAGTTTCAACAAGACGCTGTACAACGTTGGCGCGGTGTGGACTACGCCTTATCAACCGCTGAGCCTGTTTGCCAACTACTCGCAGGGTTTCGGTATCCCGGACGTGGGCCGTACGCTGCGCGGCATTAGAACCGCCGGCCAGTCGGTCAGTATGCTGCCGTTGGAACCGATTGTGACGGATAACGTTGAAACCGGCTTCCGTATCCAGAAAGACCCGGTGGAGTTTGAACTGAGTTATTACCGCTCGACCTCCAAGCTGGGCGAGCGCGTGGTGGATGTGAACGGCACCTTCCAGAGCGAACGTCAGAAAACCCGTATCGACGGTATCGAAACCTCGCTGGGGTACAAGGTAAATGACGATCACCGCCTGAAATTTGGTTATTCCCATATTCAGGGATGGTACGACAGCGATGGCAACGGCAGTCTCGATGGCAAGCTGGATGGTTTGAATATTCCACCGGATCGCCTGACCGCCAGTTGGTCTGCGAATTGGACGCCGCAGTGGTCTTCATTTATTCAGGCTAATTACGCCTTCGACAGAATTATGGATAACCGCCAGCAGGACTTTGATGGCTATCTGCTGATGGATGCCGCTGTCGGTTATAAATTACCGAAAGGTAAAATTAATCTGGCGGTTTCTAACCTATTTGACAAGGAGTACATCACATATTATTCGCAAAGCGCGATTGTGAACTCCCTGCGTTATTTTTCCGGTCGAGGAAGAACCGTGACGTTAGGTTATAGCGTTGACTTTTGA
- a CDS encoding DHA2 family efflux MFS transporter permease subunit translates to MSTSSVPRWLVVVNVLLGTTTVSLNNSSLNPALPAFIEVFHIGPLLATWIVAAFMVSMGMTMPLTGYLGHRLGNKPLYLLGVALFITGSLLGMLADSISLVIAARTVQGIASGLMIPLSLTLIFSVYPRQERGGITGIWGAIVMLAPALGPLCGGLLLEWFSWRALFAMNIPIGALALLMGLVVLPKTVPGERKPFDMTGYLLVSAGIGLLMVGAGRLHHAAALANPFNLLMLLAAAVCLAAFVRVELRKREPLLNLRVFQLHGYRLSVVIAVVQSVGMFECLVLLPMLVQMVMGYSAIWTGLALLCTALFASLFGKVGGSLLDRHGAARVVGVGVLLTALATIGLGMTGAQTSIGAVFGWMILRGIGLGLSYMPVTTAGLNVLPETLVTQGAAMNNISRRLVSSLAIVLASLYLEFRLAGSGLAHEAVRAAAISETFIATGVLIMLALPCALRFPTQSDDTAANALLAGASASQAGAREPR, encoded by the coding sequence GTGTCGACTAGTTCTGTTCCACGCTGGTTGGTGGTGGTCAATGTATTGCTCGGTACGACCACCGTCAGCCTGAATAACAGTTCGCTCAATCCGGCACTGCCCGCATTTATCGAGGTGTTTCACATCGGGCCGCTGCTGGCGACCTGGATCGTGGCGGCGTTCATGGTCAGCATGGGCATGACCATGCCGTTGACCGGTTATCTCGGGCATCGGCTGGGTAACAAACCGCTTTACCTGCTGGGTGTGGCGCTGTTTATCACCGGTTCGCTGCTGGGGATGCTGGCGGATTCCATCTCGCTGGTGATCGCCGCCCGCACGGTGCAGGGCATCGCCAGCGGGTTGATGATCCCGCTGTCGCTGACGCTGATTTTCTCAGTGTACCCCAGGCAGGAACGGGGCGGCATTACCGGTATCTGGGGCGCCATCGTGATGCTGGCTCCGGCGCTGGGCCCGTTGTGCGGCGGGTTGCTGCTAGAGTGGTTCAGTTGGCGGGCGTTGTTCGCCATGAACATTCCCATCGGCGCGCTGGCGCTGTTGATGGGGCTGGTGGTGTTGCCGAAAACCGTGCCGGGTGAGCGTAAACCGTTCGATATGACCGGCTATCTGCTGGTGTCCGCCGGTATCGGGTTGCTGATGGTCGGCGCCGGGCGATTACATCATGCCGCCGCGCTGGCAAACCCGTTCAATTTGCTGATGCTGCTGGCCGCCGCGGTGTGCCTGGCCGCGTTTGTCCGCGTCGAACTGCGTAAGCGCGAACCGCTGCTCAATCTGCGAGTTTTCCAACTGCACGGCTATCGCCTGAGCGTGGTGATCGCGGTGGTGCAATCGGTCGGGATGTTCGAATGTCTGGTGTTATTACCGATGCTGGTGCAGATGGTGATGGGCTACAGCGCGATTTGGACCGGGCTGGCGCTGTTGTGTACCGCACTGTTCGCCAGCCTGTTCGGCAAGGTAGGCGGCAGCCTGCTTGACCGGCACGGCGCGGCGCGGGTGGTGGGCGTCGGGGTGCTGCTGACCGCGCTGGCGACCATCGGATTAGGTATGACGGGCGCACAGACGTCGATTGGCGCCGTGTTCGGCTGGATGATACTGCGCGGCATCGGGCTGGGTTTGTCCTACATGCCGGTCACCACCGCCGGGCTGAATGTGCTGCCGGAAACGCTGGTTACACAGGGCGCCGCCATGAACAACATTTCACGCCGGCTGGTGTCGTCGCTGGCGATTGTGCTGGCGTCGTTATACCTCGAATTCCGGTTGGCGGGCAGCGGGCTGGCGCATGAAGCCGTGCGTGCCGCCGCCATCAGCGAAACCTTTATCGCCACCGGTGTGTTGATCATGCTGGCGCTGCCATGCGCCCTGCGTTTTCCCACGCAGAGTGATGACACCGCGGCGAACGCCCTGTTGGCCGGCGCGTCGGCGTCGCAGGCTGGTGCGCGGGAACCGCGTTGA